The sequence CGAGAGAAAAGATGGAGAATTTTATTTAATCTGAAAACAGGATTATACGGCAGTATTGATGAAAATAGATGTCGCTTTAGTTCCGGCAGAGCTGGAAAGTATCAGGCTCCGAAATAGTGCAGTTGTGGTTGTGGATGTTTTACGGGCATCCACCACAATGGTTACTGCACTTAATAACGGAGCAGGAGAGATAATCCCTTTTGCCGAGCCGGAACAAGCAGTATCAGAGTCCTCGAAGATGCAGAGAAGCAGTTATCTGCTCTGCGGAGAAAGGCGGGGAGAGAAGCTGCCGGGGTTTGACCTCGGAAATTCTCCTTTTGAGTATAAAAGGGAAATAGTGTCGGATAAGATGCTGTTTTTTACGACTACAAACGGTACTCAGCTTTTCAGATTTGCAGAAAGTGCGGCAAATGTTGCTGTATGTTCTTTTTTAAATATGGATGCAGTTGCAGAGCAGCTTCTTTTATGGGGAAATGACGCGGTTGTTGCGTGTGCAGGTAATAATTCAAGATTTTCTTTGGAAGATTGTCTGTGCGCCGGAATGTTGATTAATAAGGTTGCAGGTTTATCAGACAGAATGGAACTTGCTGATTCGGACAGCTTGTCAGCAGCCGGATATATTTATAATAATTACAGGGATGATATCCTGTCAGCATTAAAAACAGGATTTCACGGAAGATATTTAAAGAGCATTGGTTTTGAAAAAGATATTGCTTTTGCTTCCAATCTG is a genomic window of bacterium containing:
- a CDS encoding 2-phosphosulfolactate phosphatase; amino-acid sequence: MKIDVALVPAELESIRLRNSAVVVVDVLRASTTMVTALNNGAGEIIPFAEPEQAVSESSKMQRSSYLLCGERRGEKLPGFDLGNSPFEYKREIVSDKMLFFTTTNGTQLFRFAESAANVAVCSFLNMDAVAEQLLLWGNDAVVACAGNNSRFSLEDCLCAGMLINKVAGLSDRMELADSDSLSAAGYIYNNYRDDILSALKTGFHGRYLKSIGFEKDIAFASNLNTVNTVPVMMSGKLVLS